In Quercus robur chromosome 10, dhQueRobu3.1, whole genome shotgun sequence, a genomic segment contains:
- the LOC126702828 gene encoding probably inactive leucine-rich repeat receptor-like protein kinase At5g48380, producing MAHSVRLVIALLHIFALSFLDILKISNGLESDIYCLRSIRDSLEDPHNYLKNSWNFNNNTAGFICEFGGVECWHPNANEVLNIQLSHMMLKGQFPRDIKNCTHLIGLDLSANELSGPLPFVSHSVSKLNNSINKFFGEIPKSFVNCSFLNVLKLDHNQLTSQISPQISDLNRSKFFNVANNQLS from the exons ATGGCTCATAGTGTGAGACTCGTCATAGCTCTACTTCACATATTTGCATTGTCATTTCTAGACATTCTTAAAATAAGCAATGGCTTAGAGAGTGACATCTACTGCTTGAGGTCCATTAGAGATTCACTAGAAGACCCCCACAACTACTTGAAAAATTCATGGAACTTCAACAACAATACCGCAGGTTTCATCTGTGAATTTGGTGGGGTTGAATGCTGGCACCCAAATGCTAATGAGGTCTTAAATATCCAACTCAGTCACATGATGCTCAAGGGCCAATTCCCTCGTGACATTAAGAATTGCACACATTTAATAGGGTTAGACCTCTCTGCTAATGAACTTTCAGGACCACTCCCATTTGTctct cattcagtctcaaaactcaataactccataaacaaattttttgggGAAATCCCAAAGAGCTTTGTCAATTGTAGTTTTCTAAACGTTCTTAAACTTGACCATAATCAACTAACTAGTCAAATCTCTCCCCAAATAAGCGACCTCAATCGTTCGAAGTTCTTCAATGTTGCTAACAATCAGTTGTCATGA